GCGCTGAGCACCTTGCCCGCCCGTACCGCGTCGAGGAAGGCGAAGACGGCCTGCTCGATGCCGCGCTGACGGGCCACCGGCACCCAGTCCCCGCGCCGCCGCACCGTCGGCTGCCCCTTGTGGTCGACTATCTCGGCGAGGTTGACCACCTGACGCTTGGTGTCCTGACCGGACACCTCCAGGATCTCCTCCGCCGAGCCGCTGAGCCGGTTCATCACGCCGAGCGCGGTGAAGCCGTCCCCGGCCAGCTGCAGTACCACGTGGTGCAGCAGCCCGTCCTCCACGCGCGCGCGTACCGTCACGTCGTCGACGGGCCCGGGCACCAGGAACCGCAGCGTGTCGACGACGTGGATGAAGTCGTCGAGGATCATCGACCGGGGCTCCTCCGGCAGTCCGATCCGGTTCTTCTGCATGAGGATCAGTTCGCGCGGATGGTCGGCGCACTGCGCGTACCCGGGTGCGAAGCGCCGGTTGAAGCCGACGGCGAGGGACACACCGCGCTCCTCGGCGAGCGCCACCAGCCTTTCGGAGTCGGCGAGTTCATAGGCCAGCGGCTTGTCGACGTAGGTCGGCACCCCGGCCTGGAGCAGCCGTGTGACGATCTCGGGGTGGGCGAGCGTGGGCGCGTGCACGAAAGCGGCGTCGAGGTTCTGCGCGAGGAGGGAGTCGAGGTCCCGGTGGCGGCGGTCGGCCGGGAGGTGGAGGCTGCCGGCCACCCGGTCGAGCGTGGCGGGCGTGCGGGTCTGCAGGTGCAGCTCGACCCCGGCCAGGGCGCCGAGCACCGGAAGATAGGCCTTCTGCGCGATGTCGCCGAGTCCGATGCAGCCGACCTTCACGGGGTGTTCTCCTCTAACGGTTGCCTGCCGTGGTCCTGCCGGAAGCATACGGCGGCAGCGGCGGCCGCCAGTCGGCGATCGGGGCGAAGCCCCGCAGCAGGAGGCCGGGTACGGCTCGCGAGAGTGCGGCGATGGCCGTGTCACGGGCGGCCGTCAGGGCGCGGTCGGTGCTCATGCTGAAGCGGGCCGCCCGGACCCCCTGGCGGGTGATGGCCGTCGTACGGGGAAGGCGGGCCGCCGTGTAGGCGGCGAGCGCGTCGGCGTGGTGCGCCAGCACGATCGCGTCCTCGATGGCCTGGTTGCCGCCCTGGCCGAGCGTCGGTGGCATGGGGTGCGCGGCGTCGCCGAGCAGGGCGACCCGGCCGTGGTGGAAGGCGGGCAGCGGTGTGGCGAGGTGGTGGACGTCATGGCGCAGGACGTCCTCGGGGCGGGTGGCGGCGATGACGGCGGGGATCGGGTCGTGCCAGTCGCCGAAGCGCCGCAGCAGTTCGGCACGCTCGTCGGGCGTCCGCTCACCGGCCGGGGCGACGGCCGCGGCGTAGGCGTACACCCGGCCGTCCTTGAGCGGGTGCGTGCCCCAGAGGCAACCCCTGCCCCAGGTCTCGTGCGAGGCGAATTCGACGCCGGGGACCGGTACGACCACCCGCCAGGTGGTGAAGCCGGAGAAGACGGGACCGGGGTGCTCCGGGAAGAGGCGCTCGCGTACGGCGGAGTGGATGCCGTCCGCCGCGACGACCAGGTCGGCCACCAGTTCGCCGTCGGGGATGCGCACGCGGGCCGGGCGGTCGGTGTCGCCCGGGTCGGCGAGGGTCGCGGCGGCGGCCGTGCGGACGGTGCCCGGCGGGAGCCGCGCGACCAGGCTGTGGATGAGGGTGGCCCGGTGCAGCAGGACCAGGGGGCCGCCGAAGCGCTGGGCGGCGGCCTCCGCGTTGGTCCGGGAGAGCCAGCGGCCGGACGGGGCGCGCAGTCCGCCGTCGCCCTGCCAGGCGGCGAGTTCGCGGATCTCGTCGCCCAGGCCGATGACGTCCAGGGCTCGCAGGGCGTTGGGGGCGAGCGAGATGGCGGCGCCGACCGGTTCCAGTGAGCCGGCCCGTTCCAGCACGGTGACCTCCACACCGCGCCGGTGCAGTGCGGCCGCCGCGGTCAGGCCGCCTATGCCGCCGCCGATGACGACCGCTCGTTTCGGCACAGCCATGACTCCTCCAGATGTCGGTTCGCGTTCACTACAGTTGTAGTAACGCCTTGCCTCGAATGTACTACAGGCGTAGTGACCCGGGTAGGTTGGCCTCCATGTCCGAACGCACCGCCTCCCGCGCCGACCTGGTCGCCGACGCCGCTCTCGCCCTGCTCGCCGAACGCGGGATGCGCGGTCTCACCCACCGGGCGGTCGACGAGGCGGCCGGGCTCCCCCAGGGGTCCACGTCCAATGTCGCCCGGACCCGGCAGGCCCTGCTGGAGCTCGCGGTGCGGCGGCTGGCCGACCGGGAGGCGCGGGTGCTGGCGCTGCACGAACTGCCCGATCCCCGGGCCGGGGCGGCCGCGACGGCCGACGCCCTCGCCCTCGCCACGCACCGGGCCCTGACCCGCAACCGCGAGCTGACCCTCGCCCGCTACGAACTCGCCCTGGAGGCCACCCGCCGCCCCGAACTGCGGACCCACTTCGACGCGGCCGGCGCCCGCTTCCGTGATCTGCTCACGGCACTGGTGACGGACCTCGGTTCGACGGACCCGGCCCGGCACGCGCTGTCGCTGGCGGCCTGGGCGGACGGGCTGATGTTCTCCTGCGTGGCGGGGTCGTTCAACGCCGAGACCCCGAGCCTGCGGCAGGTGCGGGCGGGGCTGCGGGAACTGCTGGACGGCATGCTGGGCAGCCGGTGACGGGCCTCGGGGCCGGCCGATAACCCGTGGTCGCGGCCGACGGGTTGGACGAGGATGCCCGTATGACGACCGAACGCCGTGAACCATCGACCACCGCCGACGAACGCACCATGCTGGAGGGCTGGCTGGAGTACCACCGGCTGACGCTGGCCTGGAAGTGCGAGGGCCTGACCGACGCCCAGCTGCGGACCGCGTCCGTGGAGCCGTCCACGCTGTCCCTGATGGGGCTGGTACGGCACATGGCGGACGTGGAGCGCGGCTGGTTCCGCCGGGTCCTCGCGGACGAGGACGCGGGGCCGATCCACTTCACCGACGAGGATCCCGACGGCGAGTTCCACCTCACCGAGGCGGACACCTGGGCGCAGGCTCGGGACACCTGGCAGGCCGAGATCGAGGCGGCACGCCGCATCGCGGCCGGCTTCGGCCTGGACGACCTCTCCAAGGGACGCCACCGGCGCACCGGCGAGCAGTTCAACCTGCGCTGGATCTACACCCACATGATCGAGGAGTACGCCCGCCACAACGGCCACGCCGACCTGCTCCGCGAGCGGATCGACGGCGCCACCGGCGACTGACGTCAGCCCGGCCGCTCCCGCGCCCTCCGTAAGGGGCCGGAGATCACCCGTGCGGGGCATCCTCCGCCCGTCCGCAGTTCCGCGGGGCGGGCGAAGGCACCATCGTTGAGCGGGTGCATCGAACGACGACCACCGCAACGCTTCTGGTCACCGTCGCTGTCGCGGCCCTCACCGGCTGTGTGACGGTCCAGCGCCCGCCCGTCTCCGGCCCGCCGCCGACGGCGCCGTCCCAGCCGTCGGCGCCACGCCCGGACGGCGAGCGGGAGTCGCAGAACGTGCAGGCGCCGGCCAAGGAGGCGCTGGAGATGATCGGCCCGTCCCGGCGGCCCGAGCCCAGGACGCCGCAGCACCACGGACCGGCGGCGAAGGCGCCGGCCGAGAGGCCGGCGGCGCCCCGCTCGCGGCCCCGGGCACCGGAGCCGAAGCACCGGCACCACCAGCGGCAGCCGCGTGTGGAGATCCCGGTCGCGGGCAAGTCGGTGCCGAAGAACACGAAGGACCTGTGCGCGCTGGGCCGGCAGTACGGGGGCTGGCACACCGACAGCCCGCAGTCGGTCATCTGCAAGCAGGCGTACGGGCGTTGAGCCGCCGTGGGGGCGCCGAGAAGCGCCCCCGCCCCGTCAGGGCCGCTGTCTCGGCGGCCCCCACCACCCGTCCCAGTCGGTGCCGCGCTCCCCCAGGCTGGTCTCCAGCCGGCTGATGGCCGCCCGCACCCCCTCGCCGTACCGGTCGTCGCCGAGCGTCCCGGCGGCGGTCCGGGCACGGCGCAGATGGGTGCGGGCGGCACCGTCGCGGCCCAGCTTCAGGTAGTCGGCGGCCAGGTTCAGGTGCAGGGAGGGGTACAGCGCCCGTACCGCGGGGGCGCTCACGTGCTCGGCGGAGCGCGCCCCGGCCAGCTCCTCCGCGGCCGCCAGCGCCCTCAGGTCCCAGGCCAGCTCGTCGGACGGGTCGTCCTGCGCGTCCGCCATGTAGTGGGCCAGGGTGCAGCGGTGCAGCGGGTCGCCGTCCGTGCCGATCTCGGCCCACAGCGCGAGGAAGCGGTGCCGGGCCTCCTCGCGGTCTCCGGCGTGGTGCAGGATGACGACCTGTCCGATGCGTGTCAGCACGGCGTCCGGCGCCGTCTGCTCCTGTCCCTTGGCCACCGCGCACTCCGCCCACTCGTCGGCTACTGCTCACCGACGCTAACCGCAGCGACCGGCATTCCCGGTCAGGCGGCACCGGGCCGGTCCCCCGCGGAACCGGCCCGGCGGCGCTCAGCCCAGGTTCGGGACCGTCCAGTCGATCGGCTCGTGGCCCTGCCGCGCCACCGCCTCGTTGATCTGCGTGAACGGACGGGAGCCGAAGAACTTCTTCGCCGACAGCGGCGAGGGGTGCGCGCCCTTGACCACCACATGCCGGGTCTCGTCGATCAGCGGGAGCTTCTTCTGCGCGTAGTTGCCCCACAGCACGAAGACCGCCGGGTCGGGTCGCTCGGCGACCGCGCGGATCACCGCGTCGGTGAACTTCTCCCAGCCCTTGCCCTTGTGCGAGTTGGCCTCGCCGGAGCGGACCGTGAGCACCGCGTTCAGCAGCAGGACGCCCTGCTGGGCCCACGGCATCAGATAGCCGTTGTCCGGGACGGGGGTGCCGAGCTCCTCGTGCATCTCCTTGTAGATGTTGCGCAGGGAGGGCGGGATCTTCACGCCGGGACGGACCGAGAAGCACAGGCCGTGTCCCTGGCCCTCACCGTGGTAGGGGTCCTGACCGAGGATCAGGACCTTCACCTTGTCGTAGGGGGTGGCGTCCAGCGCGGCGAAGACCTCCTCGCGCGGCGGGTAGACGGGACCCTTCGCCCGCTCCTCCTCGACGAACTCCGTCAGCTCCTTGAAGTAGGGCTGCTGCAGCTCGTCGCCCAGAACCCCGCGCCAGGACTCGGGCAGCATGGCGATGTCGGTCACGTCAACTTCCTCACGATGTGCGGTGAACGGTGTGCGGTCACTTCCAGGTCTCAGAACCTACAGGCGACCACTGACAACGGTCCTCCGCTCCGTGAACCAGGCCCGCTACCAGCTGGTCTTGCGGGACAGCTCCCCCATCATCATGATCGTCGACGGGTCCAGCGCCTGCTCCGCGCCGGAGATGTCGTCGCTGGCGGCCACGAACTGCTTGCCCTGCCACAGCGGCAGCAGCCGGGCGTCGCGGACGAGGATCTGCTGGGCCTGCTCGAAGTCCGAGACGACGTTGGCGCGGTCGCTGACGCTGCGCGAGCGGGGCAGCAGCACGCCGGTGATCTCGGGCGCCGGGTAGGGCGTGCCGAGCGCGTTCTGGTTGCCCACGAAGGGCGCGATGAAGTTGTCGGGGTCCGGGAAGTCGGGGAACCAGCCGCGCCCGAACACCGGGTACTCGCCCTTCTGGTAGCCGGTGACGTACGTCTTCCAGGGGCGGCTCTTGAGGGTGACCGTGAACAGGCCGGAGTCCTCCAGCTGGCGCTTGATCTCGGCGAACTCCGGCTTTGTCTGGGAGCCGTAGCGGTCGCTGGTGTACCAGAGGGTGAGCGGGACGCGCTGGGTGATGCCCGCCTCGGCGAGGATCTTGCGGGCCTTGGCCGGGCTGGGGCTGCCGAAGTCGTCGAAGAAGTCGGTCGTGTGGCCGGTCAGGCCCTTGGGGACCATCGAGTACAGCGGCTCGACGGTGTCCTTGTAGACCTTGTGCGCGATGGCGCCGCGGTCGACGACCTGGGCGACGGCCTTGCGCACCGCGGCCTTCCCGGCCCAGGGGTCCTTGGGGTTGAACACCAGGTAGTTGATCTCGATGCCGGCGCCCTCGATGAGCTGCAGGCTGCCGTTCGTGTTGTGCTTCTGCAGGTCGACGATGTCGTCGGCGTCGAGGCCGCGGAAGGCGACGTCGAGGCTGCCCTTCTTGAGGTCGGCGACCATGGGGGCCGACTCCCGGTAGTACCGGATGGTCACCGCGTCGTTCTTGCGGTCGGCGGCGCCCTTGTAGTTGTCGTTCTTGGCGAGTTCCGCCCGCTTGCCGTCCTCGTAGGACCGCAGGGTGTACGGGCCGGAGCCGTAGACCTTGTCGTCCTTGCGCAGGGAGGAGGCCGGGTACTCCTCCGGGTCGACGATGGACATGGCGGGCGTGGCGAGGACGAACGGGAAGGTGGCGTCCGGCTTGTTGAGGTGGAAGACGACCTCGTTGTCGCCGAGCACCTGGACCCGGTCGAGGCTGCCGAGCAGGCCCGCGGGACCGCCGTTGAGGTTGATCTTCCTGATCCGGTCGATCGAGTACTTGACCGCCTCGGCGTCGAGCGGGTGCCCGTCGGAGAACTTCAGTCCCGAGCGCAGCTCGCATCTGTACGTTTTGTTCGAACTGTCCGCGAAGCGGCAGTTGTCCGCCGCGTCGGGCTGTGGAGTCGTCGCTCCCGAGGGGTAGCTGAGGAGCGTTTGGTAAATGTTGCGGAACAACTCCCAGGACTGGTCCCAGGAGGCGGCCGGGTCCAGTGTGCTGGGGGCACTGGTGGTGCCGACGGTGATCGGCCCCTTGCTGTCGGAGGAGTCCGACGACAGGACACCGCATCCCGTCACCAGGGACGATATGGACGCGATGGCCGCCATCTGACGCAGGCGTCGCTTCCGGTTGAACACGCGCTCGCTCCTCGATCTGCCGTACCAAGGGTCGGCAGACCATACCGCAGGGCAACGGAGGTTGAACCCGCCTCGTACAAGGGGCTTGATCAGCTTGTTTATGACGACGTTGTCATCGGACCGTGCCCTTCCCGTACGACGACGAGGGCGCCGTTTCCGTCAAGGAAACGGCGCCCTCGGGTGCCCGATCGTTACCCTCGCGGGCGGGTGGCGTCAGCCCACTCCGGCGTTCAGGAAGATGCCGCCGTCGACCACGAGCGTCTGGCCGGTGACCCAGTCGGACTGCTCGGAGGTGAGGAACGCCGCGGCGCCGCCGATGTCGGACGGCACGCCGAGCCGGGCCAGCGGGTAGGCGGCGGCCGCCTCGGCCTCCCGGCCCTCGTACAGGGCCTGGGCGAACTTGGTCTTGACCACGGCCGGTGCGATCGCGTTGACCCGCACCTTGGGCGCGAACTCGTGCGCCAGCTGCTGGGTCAGGTTGATCAGCGCGGCCTTGCTGACGCCGTAGGCGGCGATGAAGGGCGAGGGCGCGAGGCCCGCGACGGAGGCGATGTTGACGATGGCACCGCCGTTGTCCTTCTGCCAGGCGTGCCAGGTCTTCTGCGCGAAGCCGAGCGCGGAGATCACGTTGGTCTCGAAGACCTTGCGCGCCACGTTCAGGTCGAGGTCGGCGATCGGCCCGAACACCGGGTTGGTGCCGGCGTTGTTGACCAGGAAGTCGACGCGGCCGAAGGCCTCCATGGTGCGCTCGACGGCCTCGGCCTGGTGGTCCATGTCGTGCGCCTTGCCGGCGATGCCGATGACGCGCTCGGCGCCGAGCTGGTCGACGGCCTCCTTCAGGGCGTCCTCGTTGCGGCCGGTGATGGCCACGCGGTCGCCGCGGGCGACGAGCGCCTCGGCGACGCCGTAGCCGATGCCGCGGCTGGCGCCCGTGACGAGGGCGACCTTGCCGGAGAGTGCGGGGAGTTCAGTCATGGCTGGGAGTTCTCCTAGTCGAGCGGTCCGCCGGCGACGTACAGCACCTGGCCGGAGACGAATCCGGCCGCCTCGCCGGTGAAGAAGGCGATGGCGTTGGCGATGTCGTCGGGCTCGCCCACCCGGGCGACGGGGATCTGGGTGGCCGCGGCGGCCTTGAAGTCCTCGAAGCCCATGCCCACGCGGTCGGCGGTGGCCTTGGTCATCTCGGTGGCGATGAAGCCGGGGGCGACGGCGTTGGCGGTGACGCCGAACTTGCCGAGCTCCTTGGCGAGGGTCTTGGTGAAGCCCTGCAGACCGGCCTTGGCGGCCGAGTAGTTGACCTGGCCGCGGTTGCCGAGCGCCGAGGAGGAGGACAGGTTGACGATGCGGCCGAAGCCCGCGTCGACCATGTGCTTCTGGCAGGCCTTCGACATCAGGAAGGCGCCGCGCAGGTGGACGTTCATGACGGTGTCCCAGTCGGAGACGCTCATCTTGAACAGCAGGTTGTCGCGCAGCACGCCCGCGTTGTTGACCAGGATCGTCGGCGCGCCGAGCTCCTCGGCGATGCGCGCGACGGCGGCCTCGACCTGCGCCTCGTCGGAGACGTCGCAACCGACCGCGATGGCCTTGCCGCCGGCCGCGGTGATCTTCTCGACGGTGTCCTTGCAGGCACCCTCGTCGAGGTCGATGACGGCGACCGCGCGGCCCTCGGCGGCCAGTCGTACGGCGGTGGCGGCCCCGATGCCGCGCGCTCCGCCGGTGACCACGGCTACCCGCTGCTCAGTGGTGGACATTGCTGCTTCTCCTCGCCCTCGAGAGAACCTGCGGCGCGGTGAGCGACCGCTTAGTACCTTCGTCGCACGTGACGCTAGAAGCCCTGGCACCCGGTGTCAACGTCACACGAGCCCGGTGTGATCGATTACCTCACCAGCAGGTCGAGCAGTCGCTCCGTCTCGGCCGCCGGATCGGCGGTGAGCCCAGTGTGCACCGGGCCGGGCCGGACGACCGTGGAGCGCGGCGCGACGAGCCACCGAAAACGCCGTCCGGCGTCCTCGCCGGCGGCCTGTCCGGCCGCCTCTCCCCCGCCGCAGACCCGCTCGACGGCGCCGAGCGCCGCCCGCACACCGGCCACGTCGGCCTGCGGGTCGAGGGCTAGCAGCCGCGCCTCGTCGAGGTGGGTGCGGGCGCCGACGTACGCCTTCGCGCGGCAGTACAGCAGGACGCCGGCGTTGATGCACTCGCCGCGCTCGGCGCGGGGCACGACGCGCAGCAGCGCGTACTCGAAGACGTCCCGTTCGTTGGTCTCGCCGCCCCGGATGATGTGCCGCTCGACCACGGCGCCGGCCATGTGGATGTGGCGCTCGCTCACTTGCTTCCCTCGATTCCCGTGATGCGCTCGTGGACGGACGCGGCCCGGGCCAGCAGCGGCCGGATGTAGGCGCGTCTGAGGTCGTCCGGCGTGTCGAAGCCCGGTTCGCCGGCCAGCCAGACGTCCGGGACCTCGGCGGTGACCTCTGCCAGGAGGTCCTCGGTGATCTGCGGGGCCAGCTCTGCGGCGGCCTGGGCGACGTCCGGCGCGAAGGACTTCAGGGCGTGGTCACAGGCGTCGTAGGGGCGGGCGGCGGAGGCCTGCGCGCCGGGCCAGTTGTGGTGCCAGATCATGGTGGCGCCGTGGTCGATGAGCCATAGTTCGCCGCGCCACATCAGCAGGTTGGGGTTGCGCCAGGAGCGGTCGACGTTGTTGATCAGCGCGTCGAACCACAGGACCCGGCCGGCCTCCTCGGGGCTCACCTCGAAGGCGAGCGGGTCGAAGCCGAGGGCGCCCGGGAGGAAGTCCATGCCGAGATTGGTGCCGCCGCTTGACCTCAGCAGTTCCTGGACCTGCTGGTCCGGTTCGCCGAGGCCCACCACCGGGTCGAGGTCGAGCGTCACCAGGCGGGGCATCCGGAAGCCCAGCCGGCGGGCGAGTTCACCGCAGACGACCTCGGCGACCAGCGTCTTTCGGCCCTGTCCGGCGCCGGTGAACTTCATGACGTACGTCCCGAAGTCGTCTGCCTCGACGAGCCCCGGCAGCGAGCCGCCCTCACGCAGGGGCGTGATGTAGCGGGTCGCGATGACTTCCTTGAGCATCGCCCCAGGTTACTGGCCGACAGCGAACCGACAGCTCAGGTTTACCCCGACCTGAACTCGAACGCGTTTAGATCTCGACATCGTCTACATCGGCTGAACAACCAACGGCTCCAGCCCGTACCCCTGTCCAGATCTACGAAGCTTGCTATGAAGGGACGTCGGCATGACGACCAGCGAATCGCTTCCCCCCACCGCGGCGCCCGGCCGCCGGACCGTCGTGGCGGCGGTCGGCGCGGCCGGACTCGCCGTCGCGCTGACCGCGTGCGGCTCCTCCGACGACGACTCCGCCTCCTCCGCCTCGAACACCCAGGCCGGTGCGAACACCACGGGCGGCACCGCCGGCGACACCGGCGCGAGCGCCTCCACCGGCTCGCGCGGCGGCACGGCCCTGGCGAAGACCGCCGACATCCCCGAGGGCGGCGGCAAGATCTTCAAGGACCAGGCCGTGGTGGTCACCCAGCCGGCCTCGGGCACGTTCAAGGCCTTCTCGACCAAGTGCCCGCACGCGGGGTGCGCGGTGAGCAGCATCGCGAACGGCGTCATCGTCTGCCCGTGCCACGGCAGTCAGTTCTCGGTCGAGGACGGCAGCGTGAAGAAGGGTCCGGCGACCAAGGGGCTGGCGGCCGAGAAGGTGACGGTGAGCGGGGACTCGATCACGCTGTCCTGACCGGGTCGTGCCGGGGCCGTCGCAGACAGCCCAGCACCTCGTCCGTGGTCGCGACCGTGGCGACCAGCGCGAGGGTGTGCCGGATCATCGCGGGGGTGTAGTCGGAGGGCACCCCCGCGATGGCGTCGGACGGCACCACGACGGTGTAGCCGCGGTTGACCGCGTCGAAGACGGCGTTGGGGATCGCCACGTTGGCCGAGACGCCGGTGACGACGAGGGTGCGGCAGCCCAGGTTGCGCAGCAGCGCGTCGACGTCGGTGCCCTGGATCGGGGAGAGTCCGTGGAGCCGTCGTACGACGAGGTCCTCCTCGGCCACCTCGATCGGGGGCGCCACCCGGACCGCCGTGGTTCCGGACAGCTGCTGGACGGGCAGGCGTTCGGCGGCCCGGAAGAGGTGGGCGTTGCGGTTGGCGCCGCGGCCGTCCGGGCGTCGCTCGGCGACGGCGTGCAGGACCTGGACACCGCTGTCGTGGGCGGCGGCGACCAGCCGCGCGACGTTGGCGAGGACGCCGGACGAGCGTGCCTCACGGGCGAGTTCGGGCAGGGCGCTGTCCGGGCCGACGACGCCCTGCTGGCACTCCACGGTGAGCAGCACGGTCGTGGCGGGGTCGAGGAGCTCACTGAGCTTTTCGTACGACGGCACGGTTCCCCCTGGTCGCCTGCGGTCCCCAGCGGGCGCGAGAGTAGCCACCATTGCGCGAGGACGGAAGACGACCCATCCTTTTCTGACGTGATGTCAGAGGATCATCCGAGTTCCTCTGACACGACGTGAGAGAAGAGGGGGACACATGACCGTCACTCAGCGTCGGGGCCGGAAGATCATGATGACGCCCGGCGAGCTGGACGAGTTCCTCGTGAGCCAGCGCACCTGTCGGGTCGCCACCGTGTCGAAGGACGGTGCCCCGCACGTCAGTACCCTGTGGTTCGCCTGGGACGGCACGTCGTTGTGGCTGTACTCCGTCGTGCGCAGCAAGCGGTGGACCGACCTGCGCCGCGACCCACGGGTGGCGATAGTGGTGGACACGGGCGAGGAGTACGAGGAGCTGCGCGGCGTCGAGCTGTCCGGATCGGTGGAGTTCGTGGGCGAGTTCCCGCGCACCGGCGAGCTGTGCGCCGAACTCGACGTTCCCGAGACGCTGTTCGCCCGCAAGAACTTCGGCCTGGAGGAGATGCCGCACGACGGCCGGCACGCCTGGATACGACTGACCCCGGACAAGATCGTCTCCTGGGACTTCCGCAAGCTGGGGCCCGCCTAGCCCACGGTCCGTCCGGCCTCCTGCAACGCCTCCACCGCCGCCCGGATCGACGGGCGGCGGTCGGCGTCCGCGCGCCAGACGGCGTAGATCTGGCGCCGCACCGACTGCCGTACGGGCACGGTGCGTACGCCCTCCGGCACCGGACCGCGGCCCAGCCTCGGCGCCACGCACACACCCAACCCGGCTCCGACGAGGGCGAGTTGGGTGGGGTGCTCCTCGGCGCGGTGGGCGACGCGCGGTTCGATGCCCTTGGAGCGCAGGGTGTGGATCAGCCACTCGTGGCAGAACTCGTTCTCGTTCCAGGTGACCCAGTCGTCGTCGGCGAAGTCCTCCAGGTCCACCTCGGCGCGCTCCGCGTGCCGGTGGTCGGCGGGCATGGCCACGTCGGCGGTGTCGTCGAGGATGACCGCCTTGACCAGGCCCTCCGGCATGGGCAGCGGCCTGTTGTACCAGTCCAGGACGACGGCGAGGTCGAAGTCGCCGCGCATCACGGCCAGCACGGCCGGCTCGGGCTCCATCTCGCGCGAGGTGGTGCGCAGGCCCGGGTGCGCCTTGCGCAGCTGTGACAGGGCGAGCGGGAACAGGCCGCGTGCTGCGGTCGGGAACGCGGCGAGGCGGAGTTCGCCGACCACCTCCCCGCGGTGCGCCTCCAGGTCGGACTGGGCGAGCTCGACCTGGGAGAGGATGCGGGCCGCGTGTTCGGCGAGCAGCCG
Above is a genomic segment from Streptomyces sp. SLBN-31 containing:
- a CDS encoding DUF3037 domain-containing protein; this translates as MSERHIHMAGAVVERHIIRGGETNERDVFEYALLRVVPRAERGECINAGVLLYCRAKAYVGARTHLDEARLLALDPQADVAGVRAALGAVERVCGGGEAAGQAAGEDAGRRFRWLVAPRSTVVRPGPVHTGLTADPAAETERLLDLLVR
- a CDS encoding HipA family kinase, coding for MLKEVIATRYITPLREGGSLPGLVEADDFGTYVMKFTGAGQGRKTLVAEVVCGELARRLGFRMPRLVTLDLDPVVGLGEPDQQVQELLRSSGGTNLGMDFLPGALGFDPLAFEVSPEEAGRVLWFDALINNVDRSWRNPNLLMWRGELWLIDHGATMIWHHNWPGAQASAARPYDACDHALKSFAPDVAQAAAELAPQITEDLLAEVTAEVPDVWLAGEPGFDTPDDLRRAYIRPLLARAASVHERITGIEGSK
- a CDS encoding FAD-dependent monooxygenase; translated protein: MAVPKRAVVIGGGIGGLTAAAALHRRGVEVTVLERAGSLEPVGAAISLAPNALRALDVIGLGDEIRELAAWQGDGGLRAPSGRWLSRTNAEAAAQRFGGPLVLLHRATLIHSLVARLPPGTVRTAAAATLADPGDTDRPARVRIPDGELVADLVVAADGIHSAVRERLFPEHPGPVFSGFTTWRVVVPVPGVEFASHETWGRGCLWGTHPLKDGRVYAYAAAVAPAGERTPDERAELLRRFGDWHDPIPAVIAATRPEDVLRHDVHHLATPLPAFHHGRVALLGDAAHPMPPTLGQGGNQAIEDAIVLAHHADALAAYTAARLPRTTAITRQGVRAARFSMSTDRALTAARDTAIAALSRAVPGLLLRGFAPIADWRPPLPPYASGRTTAGNR
- a CDS encoding Gfo/Idh/MocA family protein encodes the protein MKVGCIGLGDIAQKAYLPVLGALAGVELHLQTRTPATLDRVAGSLHLPADRRHRDLDSLLAQNLDAAFVHAPTLAHPEIVTRLLQAGVPTYVDKPLAYELADSERLVALAEERGVSLAVGFNRRFAPGYAQCADHPRELILMQKNRIGLPEEPRSMILDDFIHVVDTLRFLVPGPVDDVTVRARVEDGLLHHVVLQLAGDGFTALGVMNRLSGSAEEILEVSGQDTKRQVVNLAEIVDHKGQPTVRRRGDWVPVARQRGIEQAVFAFLDAVRAGKVLSARDALATHELCERVVRAVVDRAA
- a CDS encoding ABC transporter substrate-binding protein yields the protein MFNRKRRLRQMAAIASISSLVTGCGVLSSDSSDSKGPITVGTTSAPSTLDPAASWDQSWELFRNIYQTLLSYPSGATTPQPDAADNCRFADSSNKTYRCELRSGLKFSDGHPLDAEAVKYSIDRIRKINLNGGPAGLLGSLDRVQVLGDNEVVFHLNKPDATFPFVLATPAMSIVDPEEYPASSLRKDDKVYGSGPYTLRSYEDGKRAELAKNDNYKGAADRKNDAVTIRYYRESAPMVADLKKGSLDVAFRGLDADDIVDLQKHNTNGSLQLIEGAGIEINYLVFNPKDPWAGKAAVRKAVAQVVDRGAIAHKVYKDTVEPLYSMVPKGLTGHTTDFFDDFGSPSPAKARKILAEAGITQRVPLTLWYTSDRYGSQTKPEFAEIKRQLEDSGLFTVTLKSRPWKTYVTGYQKGEYPVFGRGWFPDFPDPDNFIAPFVGNQNALGTPYPAPEITGVLLPRSRSVSDRANVVSDFEQAQQILVRDARLLPLWQGKQFVAASDDISGAEQALDPSTIMMMGELSRKTSW
- the fabG gene encoding 3-oxoacyl-ACP reductase FabG, coding for MSTTEQRVAVVTGGARGIGAATAVRLAAEGRAVAVIDLDEGACKDTVEKITAAGGKAIAVGCDVSDEAQVEAAVARIAEELGAPTILVNNAGVLRDNLLFKMSVSDWDTVMNVHLRGAFLMSKACQKHMVDAGFGRIVNLSSSSALGNRGQVNYSAAKAGLQGFTKTLAKELGKFGVTANAVAPGFIATEMTKATADRVGMGFEDFKAAAATQIPVARVGEPDDIANAIAFFTGEAAGFVSGQVLYVAGGPLD
- a CDS encoding TetR/AcrR family transcriptional regulator produces the protein MSERTASRADLVADAALALLAERGMRGLTHRAVDEAAGLPQGSTSNVARTRQALLELAVRRLADREARVLALHELPDPRAGAAATADALALATHRALTRNRELTLARYELALEATRRPELRTHFDAAGARFRDLLTALVTDLGSTDPARHALSLAAWADGLMFSCVAGSFNAETPSLRQVRAGLRELLDGMLGSR
- a CDS encoding SDR family oxidoreductase, whose protein sequence is MTELPALSGKVALVTGASRGIGYGVAEALVARGDRVAITGRNEDALKEAVDQLGAERVIGIAGKAHDMDHQAEAVERTMEAFGRVDFLVNNAGTNPVFGPIADLDLNVARKVFETNVISALGFAQKTWHAWQKDNGGAIVNIASVAGLAPSPFIAAYGVSKAALINLTQQLAHEFAPKVRVNAIAPAVVKTKFAQALYEGREAEAAAAYPLARLGVPSDIGGAAAFLTSEQSDWVTGQTLVVDGGIFLNAGVG
- the ung gene encoding uracil-DNA glycosylase, which gives rise to MTDIAMLPESWRGVLGDELQQPYFKELTEFVEEERAKGPVYPPREEVFAALDATPYDKVKVLILGQDPYHGEGQGHGLCFSVRPGVKIPPSLRNIYKEMHEELGTPVPDNGYLMPWAQQGVLLLNAVLTVRSGEANSHKGKGWEKFTDAVIRAVAERPDPAVFVLWGNYAQKKLPLIDETRHVVVKGAHPSPLSAKKFFGSRPFTQINEAVARQGHEPIDWTVPNLG
- a CDS encoding DinB family protein, whose amino-acid sequence is MTTERREPSTTADERTMLEGWLEYHRLTLAWKCEGLTDAQLRTASVEPSTLSLMGLVRHMADVERGWFRRVLADEDAGPIHFTDEDPDGEFHLTEADTWAQARDTWQAEIEAARRIAAGFGLDDLSKGRHRRTGEQFNLRWIYTHMIEEYARHNGHADLLRERIDGATGD